CGTGCGCAATCCGGTGCTGCGCATCGTCGCGATCGGGCTGTTGTCGATCCTGCTGTTGCTGTCTGTCGGCATCTGGATGCTCGACAGTGGCCCCGGCCACCGCCTGATCGTTGACCGCATCGGCGCGCTGCGGCCAAGCTCCGGCCTGCGCATCCGCATCGGCCGGATCGACGGATCGATCTGGAGCCGCGCCACGCTGCGCGACCTTCGCCTTTACGATACCAAGGGCCTGTTCCTGGAAGCGCCGGAGATCGAGCTCGACTGGCGGCCGGCGGCCTGGGTCGCCAACAAATTGTGGATCAGGAGCGCCGATACCGAACTGCTGATCCTCCACCGGCTGCCGGCGCTCAAGCCCTCGCCGAAGAAGGGGCCGCTGCTGCCCGGCTTCGACATCCATGTCGGTCGCCTCCATATCGGGCGGCTGCGGCTGGAACCGCCGGTCAGCGGAAAGAGGCAGGCGGCGCGGGTCGACGCCAGCGCCGATATCCATGACGGCCGCGTGCTGCTCAAGCTCGACGCGTCATCCTCCGCGCGCGACCGGCTCGCCCTCCAGCTCGATTCCGAACCGGATCGCGACCGCTTCGATATCGATGCCAAGATGACCGGCCCGGCCGATGGCGTGATCGCAGGCGTCACCGGCTGGAAAAAGCCGGTCGATGGCGTGATCTCGGGTACCGGCCGATGGACGCGCTGGAAGGGCAGGGCGACGCTCGACGTCGGCGATACGAGGCTGGTCGAACTGGCGTTGACCGCCGATAGCGGCAAATATGCGCTGGACGGCTTCCTCGCGCCCACGAGTTTCCTGAAGGGCAAGCTGCAGCGGCTGTCGGCGCCCATCATCCGGATCGACGGCGCGGCGACCCTTGTCGACCGGCGGCTGGGCGGCACGCTGGCACTCCGGACCGAAGCGATCGAGATTGCGACCGCGGGGACGCTCGATCTCGCCAACAGTGCATTCGAGGAGGTCATTGTCGATGCGCGGCTGCTCAGGCCGCCGGCCTTCTTCCCGAACATGACCGGGCGCAATATCCGGCTCCACGCCAGCTTCGACGGGCCGTTCGGTAGAGCCGACTATGGCTATGCGCTCACCGCGGATCACGTCGCCTTCGACCAGACGGGTTTCGACGTCGTCCGCGCCGAAGGGCGCGGCAAGCTGTCCGATCCGCCGGTCAAGCTGCCGGTGCGGCTGTCGGCGCGGCGGGTGACCGGGGTGGGCGATGTCGCCGGCGGCATCCTCGGCAATCTCAAGGTCGACGGCGTGCTGCTCGTGACCGCACAGAAGGTGACGGGCAACAAGCTCAAGCTCAGTTCGGACAAGCTGAGCGGCGATCTGTCACTGAGCCTCGATCTCAGGACCGGGGCCTATGATGTCGCGTTGAGCGGAAAACTGCTGCGCTACTTCATTCCCGGTATCGGCATCGTCGACGTCAATTCGGAGCTGAAGGTCGTGCCGGGTACCGCCGGCCGTGGCACGATGGTGGCGGGCCGTGGACGCGCCTGGGTACGGCGCTTCGACAACGCCTTCCTCCGTTCGCTGGCGGGGGGCCTGCCGTCGATCGACACGCGGCTGCGGCGCGGGCCCGACGGCATCCTCCATTTCGACCGGCTCATCCTCACCGGGCCCGATGTCCGCATCGGCGGCACCGGCTATCGCCGCCGCGACGGGACCTTCTATTTCAAGGGCAGCGGCCATCAGGACCGCTATGGCCCGCTCCAGATAACCCTCGACGGCAATATCAGCCGGCCCAGGATCGATTTGCTGCTAGCCAGCCCGCTCCCCGCGCTTGGCCTCTCCAATGTGACGGTGAAGCTCGATCCGACCGCGCAGGGCTTCGCCTACAGCGCCAGCGGCGGATCGCGGCTCGGCCCCTGGGGCAGCCGGGGCGCGATCCTGCTTCCCGCCGGCCAGCCCGCGACGATCGCGGTCGAGGCGGTGGCGGTGAGCGGTGCCAGGGGCAGCGGCAGCCTGCGCTCCGATCCGGGCGGCTTCACAGGGCGTATCGATCTCGCCGACGGCACGATCACCGGACCGATGCTGTTTTCGGTTGAGCGCGGCATGCAGAAGATCGAGGCGCATCTGCGCGCGCGCCGGGCGACGCTGGGCACCCCGCTCCCGGTCACGATCGGCCGGGGCCGGCTCGACGGGACGCTGCTGCTCGATCCTGCCGGGGTGGAGGCGAACGGCACCGTCGCGCTGTTCGGCACGACCATGAAGGGAGTGACCCTTGGGCGCGGCCGGGCGACGATCGCGCTCAAGGGCGGCAGCGGCTCGATCACCGCCAATCTGGCTGGGTCGCGCGGGCGCGGCTTCCAGCTCACCACCGTCGCGCGGATAACCCCGGACAGCTATGTGTTGACCGCCGAGGGCGCGATCGACCGCCGCCCGATCCGCATCGAAACTCCGGCGGTGCTCACCCGTGATGGCGACAGCTGGCGGCTCGACCCGACCACCCTGGCCTTCGTGGGGGGCAGGGCGACGCTCGCCGGGCGCTTCGGTGGCGCTGCGAACGAGATCAAGGCCGGCGTGCAGTCGATGCCATTGTCGGTGCTGGACATCTTCTATCCGGAACTCGGCCTTTCGGGGATCGCGACCGGCG
The sequence above is drawn from the Rhizorhabdus dicambivorans genome and encodes:
- a CDS encoding translocation/assembly module TamB domain-containing protein yields the protein MAIDRADVEERVHRWGVRNPVLRIVAIGLLSILLLLSVGIWMLDSGPGHRLIVDRIGALRPSSGLRIRIGRIDGSIWSRATLRDLRLYDTKGLFLEAPEIELDWRPAAWVANKLWIRSADTELLILHRLPALKPSPKKGPLLPGFDIHVGRLHIGRLRLEPPVSGKRQAARVDASADIHDGRVLLKLDASSSARDRLALQLDSEPDRDRFDIDAKMTGPADGVIAGVTGWKKPVDGVISGTGRWTRWKGRATLDVGDTRLVELALTADSGKYALDGFLAPTSFLKGKLQRLSAPIIRIDGAATLVDRRLGGTLALRTEAIEIATAGTLDLANSAFEEVIVDARLLRPPAFFPNMTGRNIRLHASFDGPFGRADYGYALTADHVAFDQTGFDVVRAEGRGKLSDPPVKLPVRLSARRVTGVGDVAGGILGNLKVDGVLLVTAQKVTGNKLKLSSDKLSGDLSLSLDLRTGAYDVALSGKLLRYFIPGIGIVDVNSELKVVPGTAGRGTMVAGRGRAWVRRFDNAFLRSLAGGLPSIDTRLRRGPDGILHFDRLILTGPDVRIGGTGYRRRDGTFYFKGSGHQDRYGPLQITLDGNISRPRIDLLLASPLPALGLSNVTVKLDPTAQGFAYSASGGSRLGPWGSRGAILLPAGQPATIAVEAVAVSGARGSGSLRSDPGGFTGRIDLADGTITGPMLFSVERGMQKIEAHLRARRATLGTPLPVTIGRGRLDGTLLLDPAGVEANGTVALFGTTMKGVTLGRGRATIALKGGSGSITANLAGSRGRGFQLTTVARITPDSYVLTAEGAIDRRPIRIETPAVLTRDGDSWRLDPTTLAFVGGRATLAGRFGGAANEIKAGVQSMPLSVLDIFYPELGLSGIATGDVDYRLQRGARIPTGRANLKIRGLSRSGLVLTSRPADVALAAVLTDNVAAGRAIVSSGGKVIGRAQARIANLPASGDLPDRLLAGNLFAQLRYGGPADTLWRLFGIETIDISGPVSIGADISGTGANPIIRGSLRSTQARLESAVTGTVINNIAASGRFNGSRLVIDKLSGQTRGGGTLSGRAAFDFAAEQGLGMDVAIDAQNAQLLSRDDIGATVTGPLTIKSNGNGGTIAGDVRLARGRFQLGRAAAVAAIPQFDTVELNRPDDVDEPLRRAPWRLDIKVDSRNQLMVTGLGLDSEWRGRLDLGGTIENPAITGRVDLVRGGYEFAGRRFDLDRGSIRFLGETPPDPLLDITAKANLNGVSATIAVGGTGLRPEIHFTSIPALPEDELLSRLLFGTSITNLSAPEALQLAAAVGSLRGGGGGLNPINAVRRAAGLDRLRILPADPTIGTGTSIAAGKYIGRRTYVEVISDGQGYSATRIEFQITRWLSLLSSISTIGRQSASVRVSKDY